A genomic region of Psychrobacter sp. M13 contains the following coding sequences:
- a CDS encoding disulfide bond formation protein B — protein MQRLSTYRNLQILLVVMTVIGMSFALFFLQRYMGLSPCPLCIFQRIGLMVMGSFALVAALFNPKSKAVRLVLWLGSLLGIGWAAGVAARHVWLQHLPADQVPSCGPGLDYWLDTLPMSEVLNQVFAGSGECASVDWTFLGFSIPEQSLLLFSLLLIVHILILVRILKPRL, from the coding sequence ATGCAACGTCTAAGCACCTATCGTAATTTGCAAATACTCTTGGTTGTGATGACCGTTATCGGCATGAGCTTTGCGCTGTTTTTTTTGCAGCGCTATATGGGCCTCTCTCCTTGTCCGCTCTGTATCTTTCAGCGTATTGGTCTGATGGTCATGGGCAGCTTTGCACTAGTCGCTGCGCTATTTAATCCTAAATCTAAAGCGGTCAGACTCGTTCTATGGCTGGGTAGCTTATTAGGGATAGGCTGGGCTGCTGGCGTAGCAGCGCGTCATGTTTGGTTGCAGCATCTACCAGCCGATCAAGTCCCCTCTTGTGGGCCTGGGCTTGATTATTGGCTCGACACTCTACCTATGAGTGAGGTGCTCAATCAAGTATTCGCAGGTTCTGGTGAGTGCGCATCAGTAGATTGGACTTTTTTAGGATTTAGTATTCCTGAGCAATCACTGTTGTTATTCAGCCTATTGCTCATTGTCCATATACTGATACTAGTAAGAATCTTAAAGCCAAGATTATAA
- the erpA gene encoding iron-sulfur cluster insertion protein ErpA has protein sequence MTELTTQYDPSANQPVDPTILNLTNSAAQKVRRLREEEGDSNLMLRVYVTGGGCSGFSYGFNFANDLAEDDANFDNGDVTLVVDSLSYQYLQGSTVDYTEGLEGARFVVQNPNATTTCGCGSSFSI, from the coding sequence ATGACTGAACTAACCACCCAATACGATCCAAGCGCCAATCAGCCTGTTGATCCTACGATATTGAATCTAACCAATAGTGCCGCGCAAAAGGTGCGCCGACTTCGTGAAGAGGAAGGCGATAGTAATCTGATGCTACGAGTCTATGTGACTGGTGGCGGCTGTTCAGGGTTCTCCTACGGCTTTAACTTTGCTAATGATCTGGCCGAAGACGATGCTAACTTTGATAATGGCGATGTGACCTTAGTGGTTGATTCGCTCAGCTATCAGTATCTACAAGGCTCAACGGTTGACTATACCGAAGGATTAGAGGGCGCGCGCTTTGTGGTGCAAAACCCCAATGCGACGACGACTTGTGGCTGTGGCTCATCGTTTTCTATTTGA
- the dapB gene encoding 4-hydroxy-tetrahydrodipicolinate reductase, which yields MTKKANKKVADEPINIGVIGAGGRMGRMLIEAVQDNPQTTLAAAIERQGSSLVGADAGEVASIGCIDIKIVDDLVAVIDDIDVLIDFSLPEATEQNMQICAEHKVAMVIGTTGFNEQQEQVLTEASKHIAIVYAGNYSTGVNLSLKLLAMAAKTFGTEADVEIIEAHHKHKIDAPSGTAFMMAEAVAEARGQDLKQVAVYGREGQTGVREAGTIGIHAIRGGEIIGDHTVMFIADGEVVEITHRARARMTFAAGAVRASTWIAHKKSGQYNMQDVLGLNE from the coding sequence ATGACAAAAAAAGCGAATAAAAAAGTGGCTGATGAACCTATAAATATCGGTGTCATCGGGGCAGGTGGGCGCATGGGGCGTATGTTAATAGAGGCCGTACAAGATAATCCACAGACGACGCTTGCTGCAGCTATCGAGCGTCAAGGTTCAAGTTTGGTAGGCGCTGATGCTGGTGAAGTTGCCTCAATAGGATGTATAGATATAAAAATTGTCGATGACTTAGTCGCCGTTATTGATGATATCGATGTGTTGATTGATTTTAGCTTACCAGAGGCTACCGAGCAAAATATGCAGATTTGCGCGGAACATAAAGTGGCGATGGTTATTGGTACAACGGGTTTTAACGAGCAGCAAGAGCAAGTGTTGACTGAGGCCAGCAAACATATTGCTATCGTCTACGCGGGTAACTACTCAACTGGCGTTAATTTATCGTTAAAACTATTGGCTATGGCGGCAAAAACCTTTGGCACTGAGGCCGACGTAGAAATCATTGAGGCACATCATAAGCATAAAATAGACGCGCCATCGGGTACGGCCTTTATGATGGCAGAAGCAGTAGCCGAAGCGCGTGGACAGGACTTAAAACAGGTCGCTGTCTATGGCCGCGAAGGTCAAACAGGCGTACGCGAAGCAGGTACTATAGGTATTCATGCGATTCGTGGTGGTGAAATAATCGGTGACCATACGGTGATGTTTATCGCTGATGGTGAAGTAGTGGAGATTACTCATCGAGCGCGGGCAAGAATGACCTTTGCCGCAGGTGCTGTACGGGCTAGCACTTGGATAGCGCATAAAAAATCAGGCCAATATAATATGCAAGATGTGTTGGGATTGAATGAGTAG
- the def gene encoding peptide deformylase: protein MAVLNILSYPDPRLRTIAAPVKQVDDNIKTLITDMIETMYDAEGIGLAASQVDEHLQLIVMDLSENKDTPMVFINPKVTPLVEEKQPYEEGCLSVPEVYDKVERPNKVRIEALDENGDAIDQEAEGLLAVCIQHEMDHLNGVIFVDYLSNLKQNRARDKVKKVLKIREKNLEKQAQPSNV, encoded by the coding sequence ATGGCCGTACTTAATATCTTAAGCTATCCCGATCCACGCCTGCGTACCATTGCCGCACCAGTAAAGCAGGTCGATGACAACATTAAAACTCTAATCACTGATATGATTGAGACCATGTATGATGCCGAAGGTATCGGATTGGCAGCGTCACAAGTGGATGAGCATTTGCAGCTTATCGTTATGGATCTGTCTGAGAATAAAGACACCCCGATGGTGTTTATTAATCCCAAAGTCACGCCATTGGTAGAAGAAAAACAACCGTACGAAGAAGGTTGTCTGTCGGTACCAGAAGTATATGACAAAGTTGAGCGTCCTAATAAAGTGCGTATTGAAGCTTTGGATGAAAACGGTGACGCTATTGATCAAGAAGCGGAAGGTCTACTGGCTGTCTGTATTCAGCATGAAATGGATCATTTAAACGGCGTTATCTTCGTTGATTACTTATCTAACCTTAAGCAGAACCGTGCTCGTGATAAAGTCAAAAAAGTACTAAAAATTCGCGAGAAAAACTTAGAAAAACAAGCACAACCTAGTAACGTCTAA
- the gshA gene encoding glutamate--cysteine ligase: protein MSKFANSFVDFKIPDWFDSEHLAGMLRGIEKEGLRVRPDGYLAQTPHPLKLGSKLTHPFITTDYSESLLELITDPRSTPKDTLAMLRQLHVLVYQALPEGELMWPLSMPCMLSSEDEDIPLADYGSSNTGKLKTLYRSGLGIRYGRRMQTIAGLHYNLSFGDGLFEHWQAQLANKGSESLADFKNDKYLGLIRNFKRLTSLVLYLLGASPSVCPCFIAGREHDLERMNDSTLYKPTATSLRMGKLGYTNSVQEQLDIRYNNLPEYVAGLRRAIQTPHDSFKKLGLNDADGNPIQINDHILQIENEYYSPIRPKQIADRGETPTEALERRGIAYVEFRAIDLDPYSDVGIRLSSACFLEVMALYCLLNDSPELMPNEEEELAINLERVVNEGRADNLHILNNGTEQPLQDWMLDHLTSMQPLAALLDAHHGGNDYRAAVALMQGKAGHSESTISAQVNADSERLGSLWQLGFTLANQHRDSLLQQTLSPNTQAKYEVLAEKSILQQAEIEAVETEDFIDFVQQYR from the coding sequence ATGAGTAAATTCGCCAATAGCTTTGTTGACTTTAAGATTCCAGATTGGTTCGATAGTGAGCACCTAGCAGGTATGCTGCGCGGCATCGAAAAAGAAGGTCTGCGCGTTAGACCTGATGGTTACTTAGCTCAGACGCCGCACCCTTTAAAGCTTGGCTCAAAGCTCACTCATCCATTTATCACGACTGACTATTCAGAGAGCTTACTTGAGCTGATTACCGACCCTCGTAGTACGCCCAAAGATACGCTAGCGATGCTGCGCCAATTGCATGTATTGGTCTATCAAGCACTGCCTGAGGGTGAGCTGATGTGGCCGTTATCTATGCCGTGTATGCTGTCGTCCGAAGATGAAGATATCCCATTGGCGGATTATGGTAGCTCCAACACAGGTAAGCTTAAGACGCTATATCGTAGTGGCTTAGGTATTCGCTATGGTCGCCGTATGCAGACTATTGCAGGCCTGCATTATAATTTATCTTTCGGTGATGGTTTATTTGAGCATTGGCAGGCTCAATTAGCCAATAAAGGTTCTGAGTCCTTAGCTGATTTCAAAAACGATAAGTACTTAGGTCTTATTCGCAACTTTAAGCGCTTGACCAGTTTAGTGCTCTATCTGTTAGGAGCCAGTCCTAGCGTCTGTCCGTGTTTTATCGCAGGACGTGAGCACGACCTTGAGCGGATGAATGACTCGACCCTTTATAAGCCTACGGCAACCAGCTTACGTATGGGCAAACTTGGTTATACCAACAGCGTACAAGAGCAGCTCGATATTCGCTATAACAATTTGCCAGAGTATGTGGCAGGTCTGCGTCGTGCTATTCAAACCCCACATGATAGCTTCAAAAAGCTAGGTCTAAACGATGCCGATGGCAATCCCATTCAGATCAATGATCACATCTTGCAGATAGAAAACGAATACTATAGCCCTATCCGTCCTAAGCAAATCGCTGATCGTGGTGAGACGCCGACTGAAGCGCTAGAGCGACGCGGTATCGCTTATGTTGAGTTTCGCGCGATTGATCTAGACCCATACAGCGATGTTGGTATTCGTTTATCAAGCGCTTGCTTTTTAGAGGTGATGGCACTGTATTGCTTGCTTAATGACTCCCCTGAGCTGATGCCCAATGAAGAGGAGGAGCTGGCGATCAATCTTGAGCGCGTGGTCAATGAAGGACGTGCTGATAATCTGCATATACTGAATAACGGGACTGAGCAACCTTTACAAGATTGGATGCTAGATCATTTAACCAGTATGCAGCCTTTGGCAGCACTGCTTGATGCGCATCACGGCGGTAATGATTATCGTGCAGCGGTCGCGCTGATGCAAGGCAAAGCAGGACACTCTGAGTCTACTATCTCAGCGCAAGTGAATGCTGATAGCGAGCGTTTAGGTAGCCTGTGGCAGTTAGGCTTTACGCTAGCTAACCAGCATCGTGACTCTCTATTGCAGCAAACCCTCAGCCCAAATACTCAAGCTAAATATGAAGTATTAGCTGAGAAATCAATATTACAACAAGCTGAAATAGAAGCTGTCGAAACAGAAGACTTTATAGACTTTGTCCAGCAATATCGCTAA
- a CDS encoding GlsB/YeaQ/YmgE family stress response membrane protein, whose amino-acid sequence MGFIWMIIVGLVAGLLARAIKPGNDAMGWIMTIVLGIVGAMLGGFVAGLIGIDADGGFTGLIFSVIGAIILLFLYEMIMNKRRV is encoded by the coding sequence ATGGGTTTTATCTGGATGATTATCGTCGGGCTAGTAGCAGGACTATTGGCGCGTGCTATCAAACCTGGTAACGATGCTATGGGCTGGATTATGACCATTGTATTAGGGATCGTTGGTGCTATGCTAGGTGGCTTTGTCGCAGGTCTTATCGGTATTGACGCCGATGGTGGCTTTACAGGCCTTATCTTCTCAGTAATCGGCGCCATTATCTTATTGTTCTTATATGAAATGATAATGAACAAACGCCGCGTGTAA
- the mpl gene encoding UDP-N-acetylmuramate:L-alanyl-gamma-D-glutamyl-meso-diaminopimelate ligase encodes MHIHILGICGTFMGSLALLARSLGHTVTGSDANVYPPMSTQLERAGVTINEGYLVEHLQPTPDLVVVGNAMKRGMPVIEYMLDQGLRYTSGPQFLSEEVLQSRHVIAVAGTHGKTTTTTMLAWILHYAGIDTGFLIGGVPLVDTTDEHLQQVFAHSSYLGAETLDGDSSLDSTDSVTQGYFVIEADEYDSAFFDKRSKFVHYRPRTAILNNLEFDHADIFADLNAIQTQFHHMIRMIPSNGKIIMPADTVSLEDTLSKGVWTPVWRTTVTNESSPDSSKSTITATNADWQAELISADGSQFKVSYNSDADNHDNNSKDKLKSVVDWSMSGLHNVNNALVAVAAAYDVGVDISVACAALSAFAGIKRRMELIGNTNDVLVFDDFAHHPTAIATTLDGAKKKLTGRRLWAIIEPRSNTMKMGIHKDSLAQSAMLADHTIWYEPAGLEWGLKEVIESADINSNDSATQNSKQQVLTSIEAIIEHMTDNIRANDAIIIMSNGGFEGIHQRLLVALDKVST; translated from the coding sequence ATGCATATTCATATCCTTGGTATTTGTGGCACTTTTATGGGGTCATTAGCCTTATTAGCACGTAGCCTAGGTCACACAGTGACTGGCTCAGATGCTAACGTTTACCCTCCTATGTCCACTCAACTTGAGCGTGCTGGCGTGACTATTAATGAAGGTTATTTAGTAGAGCATCTACAGCCTACTCCTGATTTGGTCGTTGTAGGTAATGCGATGAAACGTGGTATGCCAGTGATTGAATATATGTTAGATCAAGGCTTGCGCTACACCTCAGGGCCGCAGTTTTTGTCGGAAGAGGTGCTGCAGTCGCGTCATGTTATCGCTGTGGCTGGTACGCATGGTAAGACCACGACGACGACTATGCTGGCGTGGATACTTCATTACGCGGGTATCGATACTGGGTTTTTGATCGGTGGCGTGCCTCTGGTTGATACGACGGATGAGCATTTGCAACAAGTATTTGCGCATAGTAGTTACCTAGGGGCAGAGACTCTTGACGGCGATAGTTCTCTTGATAGTACGGACTCTGTGACTCAAGGCTATTTCGTTATTGAGGCGGATGAGTATGACTCTGCGTTTTTTGATAAACGCTCAAAGTTTGTACACTACCGCCCGCGTACTGCTATCCTAAACAACCTTGAATTCGATCATGCGGATATATTTGCAGATCTAAATGCTATTCAAACGCAGTTCCATCACATGATCCGTATGATTCCGAGCAACGGTAAAATCATCATGCCAGCGGATACTGTGAGCTTAGAAGATACTTTAAGCAAAGGCGTTTGGACACCTGTTTGGCGCACTACTGTCACCAATGAGTCCTCACCTGATAGCTCAAAAAGCACAATAACAGCTACTAATGCTGACTGGCAAGCCGAGCTCATTAGCGCAGACGGTAGCCAGTTCAAAGTAAGTTATAATTCAGATGCTGATAACCACGATAATAATAGTAAAGACAAATTAAAATCTGTCGTCGATTGGTCGATGAGTGGTCTGCACAATGTCAATAATGCCCTAGTCGCTGTCGCAGCGGCCTATGATGTAGGCGTTGATATAAGCGTTGCATGTGCCGCCTTATCTGCTTTTGCTGGTATCAAACGTCGTATGGAGCTCATCGGCAATACTAACGATGTATTAGTGTTTGATGATTTCGCTCATCACCCGACCGCTATTGCGACAACGTTAGACGGCGCAAAAAAGAAGCTAACAGGCAGACGTCTTTGGGCGATCATTGAGCCGCGTAGTAACACGATGAAAATGGGTATTCATAAAGACAGCCTAGCACAGTCAGCTATGCTAGCAGATCATACTATCTGGTACGAGCCAGCAGGGCTTGAGTGGGGACTAAAAGAAGTCATAGAGAGCGCTGATATTAATAGTAATGATAGCGCGACTCAAAATAGTAAGCAGCAAGTGCTAACGAGTATAGAAGCTATCATTGAGCACATGACGGATAATATACGCGCGAATGACGCTATTATCATCATGTCTAATGGCGGCTTTGAGGGCATCCATCAGCGCTTATTAGTCGCTTTGGATAAGGTATCGACTTAG
- a CDS encoding type III PLP-dependent enzyme, which translates to MIKIDQYFDPAGWQKFTKAAEGRETPFLVVDLNRIKVKFNEMVGLFPDAKIHYAMKASPAVEVINLLADLGSNFDCASIYELDRVLDCGVDATRISYGNTIKKAKDVRYAFEKGVTLYATDSEADLKNIAEQAPGSNVFVRILVEGSDTAEWPLSRKFGCHPDMAVDLLIQAHKLGLVPYGVSFHVGSQQKSVAVWNDALLMVKDIFDQLLHEQGLKLQMINLGGGFPAKYLNQINTIQDYAGSVKQYLLDSYGVDDMPEIILEPGRSLVASSGVLVSDVVLISRKANEETTRWVYTDVGLFQGLIETLGEAIKYPIYTPTMATSTQSGRVVLAGPTCDSADIMYEETDYQLPQELAIGDKIYWLATGAYTNSYSSIEFNGFPPLEVVYVD; encoded by the coding sequence ATGATCAAAATCGACCAATATTTTGACCCTGCTGGCTGGCAAAAATTCACCAAAGCTGCTGAGGGACGTGAAACGCCTTTTTTGGTAGTCGATCTTAATCGTATCAAGGTTAAATTCAATGAAATGGTTGGCTTGTTTCCTGACGCAAAAATTCATTATGCGATGAAAGCCAGCCCTGCGGTTGAAGTCATTAACTTATTGGCGGATTTAGGTTCTAACTTTGACTGCGCCTCCATTTATGAGTTAGATCGTGTCCTTGATTGCGGTGTTGATGCTACGCGCATCTCCTACGGTAATACTATTAAAAAAGCTAAAGATGTCAGATATGCTTTTGAGAAAGGCGTAACGCTTTATGCCACTGACTCAGAAGCAGATCTCAAAAATATCGCTGAGCAGGCTCCAGGCTCAAACGTATTTGTACGTATTTTAGTCGAAGGATCAGATACCGCAGAATGGCCATTATCACGTAAGTTTGGCTGCCATCCTGATATGGCGGTTGACTTATTGATCCAAGCACACAAATTAGGGTTGGTGCCTTATGGCGTCTCGTTTCATGTAGGTAGTCAGCAAAAGTCAGTCGCCGTATGGAATGACGCTTTGCTCATGGTCAAAGACATCTTTGATCAGCTATTGCATGAGCAAGGCCTCAAGCTGCAAATGATAAATCTAGGTGGCGGCTTCCCTGCTAAATACCTTAATCAGATCAATACCATCCAAGACTATGCTGGATCAGTAAAGCAGTATTTGCTAGACAGCTATGGTGTGGATGATATGCCTGAGATTATCTTGGAGCCTGGGCGCTCACTGGTAGCTAGCTCAGGAGTGTTAGTCAGTGATGTGGTACTCATTTCACGCAAAGCGAATGAAGAAACCACGCGCTGGGTCTATACTGATGTGGGACTGTTCCAAGGACTCATCGAGACTTTAGGAGAGGCCATCAAGTACCCTATCTATACTCCAACAATGGCAACTTCGACCCAATCTGGTCGAGTCGTATTGGCAGGACCGACTTGTGATTCGGCGGACATCATGTACGAAGAAACCGATTACCAGCTTCCACAAGAGCTCGCTATTGGCGATAAAATCTATTGGCTCGCGACTGGCGCTTATACTAATTCGTACTCTTCTATTGAGTTCAACGGTTTTCCACCGTTAGAAGTGGTTTACGTCGATTAA
- a CDS encoding copper resistance protein NlpE N-terminal domain-containing protein yields the protein MKYLLPFALVPLPKTINFSCRQLLVVASCSLPLLGCNNQSASSANNTSNDDSSVSDQVIEEKAPSLVADTTIEEASNNDKISVEDKGTSLMDSAKADDIEEKRRSPMIAEKRAGSALQATLIGNYMGILPCSNCDEITLTLNLHSDGTVKQTSIYENPKTTRPTLVETGVYRQDNDMITIVYSKENIDSYRIQDNHLVMLDANKNPDPDYTLSRY from the coding sequence ATGAAGTATTTGCTGCCTTTTGCACTTGTACCTTTACCCAAAACCATTAATTTTAGCTGTAGACAGCTTTTAGTGGTGGCATCATGCTCTTTGCCGTTATTGGGCTGCAATAATCAATCTGCATCCAGTGCCAATAACACCAGCAACGACGATAGTTCTGTAAGTGATCAAGTAATCGAAGAAAAAGCGCCTTCATTAGTAGCTGACACTACAATTGAGGAAGCTAGTAATAATGATAAAATCTCAGTAGAGGATAAAGGTACATCCCTTATGGATTCGGCTAAAGCTGATGATATTGAGGAGAAGAGACGCTCGCCTATGATTGCAGAAAAACGTGCTGGTAGTGCTCTACAAGCGACTTTGATCGGTAATTATATGGGTATTCTACCCTGTTCGAATTGCGATGAGATTACCTTAACACTCAACTTGCATTCTGATGGCACAGTCAAACAAACTAGCATCTATGAGAATCCCAAAACAACACGTCCCACTCTGGTTGAGACTGGGGTGTATCGTCAAGATAATGATATGATTACTATCGTCTATAGTAAAGAAAACATAGATAGTTATCGTATTCAAGACAATCACTTAGTGATGTTAGATGCCAATAAAAACCCTGATCCTGACTATACTTTATCGCGTTACTGA
- the dnaJ gene encoding molecular chaperone DnaJ, translating into MSKRDFYEILGVAKTADSKEIKRSYRKLAMKYHPDRNSDDPDAEEKFKEASMAYEVLSDADKRSAYDRMGHAAFENGMGGGGFGGAGGGNFQDIFGDIFGNFGDIFGQQRGGSGGRARRGSDLRYVIELTLEEAVRGCKKEVSFSAPAPCDTCDGKGAKKSSDIVTCQTCHGQGQVRMQQGFFAVQQACPQCGGSGKQIKNPCSDCHGQGVKDKSRNLEVSIPAGVDDGDRVRLAGEGEAGGAGVQNGDLYVEVRVKPHNVFTRQGADLYMDVPVSITDAALGKEVEIPTLDGKVNIKIAEGTQSGKLLRVRGKGVTPVRTTMKGDLICRVIIETPVNLNREQKDLLRQFQDTLDGDSHHKQSPHKKSFFKKIGDLFD; encoded by the coding sequence ATGAGTAAGCGTGATTTTTATGAGATATTAGGCGTCGCTAAGACCGCAGATAGCAAAGAGATTAAACGATCTTACCGTAAATTGGCGATGAAATATCATCCAGATCGCAACTCTGACGATCCAGACGCTGAAGAAAAATTCAAAGAAGCGTCAATGGCTTATGAGGTTTTAAGCGATGCTGATAAGCGCTCCGCTTATGATCGTATGGGCCATGCCGCGTTCGAGAATGGTATGGGTGGCGGCGGCTTTGGCGGTGCAGGCGGCGGTAACTTCCAAGACATCTTTGGCGACATCTTTGGCAACTTTGGTGACATTTTCGGTCAGCAACGTGGTGGCAGTGGTGGGCGTGCGCGTCGCGGCTCGGATCTTCGATACGTCATTGAGCTGACTCTTGAGGAAGCCGTGCGTGGCTGCAAAAAAGAAGTCAGTTTTAGCGCTCCTGCCCCTTGTGATACCTGTGATGGTAAAGGCGCGAAAAAATCTTCTGATATCGTTACTTGCCAGACCTGTCATGGTCAAGGTCAAGTGCGGATGCAGCAAGGGTTCTTTGCCGTACAGCAAGCCTGCCCACAGTGTGGCGGCTCAGGTAAGCAAATCAAAAACCCTTGTTCTGACTGCCATGGTCAAGGCGTCAAAGACAAGTCGCGCAATTTAGAAGTATCGATTCCAGCAGGTGTTGACGACGGTGATCGTGTTCGTCTAGCAGGTGAAGGCGAAGCGGGCGGTGCAGGCGTACAAAACGGTGACTTATACGTTGAAGTTCGCGTCAAGCCGCACAATGTCTTTACCCGTCAAGGCGCTGATCTGTATATGGATGTGCCTGTTAGCATCACTGATGCTGCCCTCGGTAAAGAAGTCGAAATCCCAACATTGGATGGCAAAGTCAATATCAAAATCGCTGAGGGTACTCAAAGTGGCAAGCTGCTAAGAGTACGTGGTAAAGGCGTTACCCCAGTACGCACGACTATGAAAGGTGATCTGATTTGCCGCGTCATCATCGAGACACCTGTGAATCTAAATCGCGAGCAAAAAGACTTATTGCGTCAGTTCCAAGACACCTTAGATGGGGATAGCCATCATAAGCAATCACCACATAAAAAGTCCTTCTTCAAAAAAATTGGCGATCTTTTTGATTAG